A genomic window from Agrobacterium tumefaciens includes:
- a CDS encoding alpha/beta fold hydrolase gives MLKLAATVVIATALLSDTAIAQPVKPTIVLVHGAFADSSSWNGVIINLQKDGYKTVAVANPLRSVSNDARLVSDVVGSIEGPVVLVGHSYGGQIISNAANGHNNVRSLVYVAAFAPDSGESASDLAGKFPGGTLGEALAAPVKLTDGGVDLYIDQTKFRNQFAHDVAPEASALMAVGQRPITEAALTDKSGEPAWKTLPSYFVYGDSDKNIPAKALAFMAERAGSRRTVVVEGASHVVMVSHSKVVTDLIEEATK, from the coding sequence ATGCTCAAGCTTGCTGCAACGGTTGTTATTGCGACCGCCCTTCTGTCCGATACGGCTATCGCCCAACCGGTCAAGCCCACTATCGTCCTTGTTCATGGCGCGTTTGCTGACTCGTCAAGCTGGAATGGCGTCATCATCAACCTCCAAAAGGACGGCTATAAGACGGTCGCTGTCGCCAATCCGTTGCGGAGTGTCTCGAATGATGCACGCCTCGTCTCCGACGTTGTCGGAAGCATCGAGGGCCCGGTGGTGCTCGTTGGTCATTCTTACGGAGGCCAGATTATCTCCAACGCTGCGAATGGGCACAACAACGTCAGATCACTCGTCTATGTGGCTGCCTTCGCACCGGATTCTGGCGAATCTGCATCCGATCTCGCGGGCAAGTTCCCCGGCGGCACGCTTGGGGAGGCGCTCGCGGCCCCCGTCAAGCTCACTGACGGCGGCGTCGATCTCTACATCGACCAGACCAAGTTCCGCAACCAGTTCGCACACGACGTTGCGCCAGAGGCCTCGGCACTAATGGCCGTTGGCCAGCGGCCAATCACTGAAGCCGCCCTGACGGACAAGTCCGGCGAACCGGCCTGGAAAACGCTGCCGTCCTACTTCGTCTATGGCGACAGCGACAAGAACATTCCGGCCAAGGCGCTTGCCTTTATGGCAGAGCGTGCAGGCTCCAGGCGGACGGTCGTAGTCGAGGGGGCATCGCATGTCGTGATGGTCTCGCATTCGAAGGTTGTGACAGATCTGATCGAAGAGGCTACGAAATAA
- a CDS encoding zinc-binding dehydrogenase: MKAVTVSKTGAETHFVLAEHTEPGATPDEAIVAVRAFSLNNGEVRGALYDGNDGDRPGWDLSGVVQTAPEGSGFQPGDRVVGLVWSGGWAERVTVPTSRLARIPDDVSFEAASTLPVAGLTAAVALQKKAIGPGSRVLVTAATGGVGIYAIQLAAAAGAHVTAFTRDGSTAEFLRSLGANDIAIGVEAGEKGGPYDLILEGVGGSLLGEALMWLASRGVCVLFGDASEETLTTFDARRFRLQSGGAYGGTVLYGFFLLEELTRPEHAADASAILADLARRLSDGSLRPVIGKTVPWADIDATARELLKRKFAGKAVLTVGG; the protein is encoded by the coding sequence TTGAAAGCTGTTACAGTTTCGAAGACAGGTGCAGAAACTCACTTCGTTCTTGCCGAACACACAGAACCTGGGGCCACGCCGGACGAGGCAATCGTCGCGGTACGAGCGTTCTCGCTGAACAACGGCGAGGTTCGCGGTGCACTCTATGACGGTAACGATGGCGATCGACCCGGATGGGATTTATCCGGCGTGGTCCAGACGGCCCCTGAAGGATCGGGTTTCCAACCGGGTGATCGCGTGGTGGGCTTGGTATGGAGCGGTGGCTGGGCAGAACGTGTCACCGTGCCGACAAGCCGGCTTGCCAGAATTCCCGACGACGTCAGCTTTGAAGCGGCCTCGACCCTCCCTGTCGCAGGTCTGACCGCAGCCGTAGCGCTGCAGAAGAAGGCGATTGGTCCGGGAAGCCGTGTTCTCGTCACGGCGGCGACGGGTGGTGTCGGAATTTATGCGATCCAGCTCGCAGCGGCTGCAGGCGCCCACGTGACGGCCTTTACGCGGGATGGCTCGACAGCGGAATTCCTGCGCAGCCTTGGCGCGAACGATATCGCGATCGGCGTCGAGGCCGGCGAGAAGGGTGGGCCATACGACCTCATTCTGGAGGGTGTCGGAGGCTCGCTTCTGGGCGAGGCGCTGATGTGGCTGGCATCGCGCGGTGTCTGCGTTCTTTTCGGCGATGCTTCGGAGGAAACACTCACGACCTTTGACGCCCGTCGCTTCCGCCTTCAATCCGGTGGAGCATATGGCGGAACGGTTCTCTACGGCTTCTTCCTCCTCGAGGAGCTGACCCGGCCGGAGCACGCCGCCGATGCGTCGGCCATTCTTGCCGATCTTGCGCGGCGGCTGTCCGATGGAAGTCTCCGTCCGGTCATCGGAAAGACTGTACCTTGGGCCGACATCGACGCGACGGCCCGCGAACTTCTGAAAAGAAAGTTCGCGGGAAAGGCTGTCCTTACAGTGGGCGGATGA